From Solea senegalensis isolate Sse05_10M linkage group LG7, IFAPA_SoseM_1, whole genome shotgun sequence, a single genomic window includes:
- the LOC122771938 gene encoding homeobox-containing protein 1-like isoform X3, translating into MRNRGDILGKLSVSVCAGAPRQHIYGGINVGGGSATGILRMFQQCEEPRFTIEQIDLLQRLRRTGITQAEVLHALDTLDHLDRHKSTDKPSYMPPSSSSTVAASSSTTSAATQTNFPDNQLSASPSHTFDATALPLPVPVASPVIMTAGAQNGLVGVSNGKLSPPRFPLGVVSGGMSAPGYGFEASEEDIDVDEKVEYLMRRDSVLIKEEIKSFLANRRISQAVVAQVTGISQSRISHWLLQQGSDLSEQKKRAFFRWYQLEKSNPGATLAMRAAPLALEEVMDWPQAPPTFGAAPAGFRLRRGSRFTWRKECLAVMESYFGDNQYPDEAKREEIANACNAVIQKPGKKLSDLERVTSLKVYNWFANRRKDIKRRANIAILESHGIEVQSPGGQSNSDEVDGNDFPDQGCEMTSFDKRASVRQFGFSRADLSSPTQVPTLLPSWLSVLGRGHLSGQRGTSLIGRSPVIGTGPQAEGSRLTGVSWSPPSPSLQDEPTIHSVLSEPQDPIGLEKTAANHEDGAGCSMGNEIKMETLEDD; encoded by the exons GATGTTCCAGCAGTGTGAGGAGCCTCGGTTCACCATCGAGCAAATTGACCTCCTCCAGAGGCTGAGGAGGACGGGGATCACCCAGGCGGAGGTCCTGCACGCCCTGGACACCCTGGACCACCTTGACCGTCACAAGTCGACAGACAAACCTTCCTATATGCCACCCTCATCTTCCAGCACTGTTGCCGCCTCTTCCTCCACGACTTCAGCTGCCACTCAGACGAACTTTCCAGACAACCAACTCTCAGCATCGCCTAGCCATACCTTCGATGCCACCGCTCTGCCTCTTCCGGTTCCGGTAGCCTCGCCGGTCATCATGACCGCGGGAGCTCAGAATGGTCTGGTTGGTGTCAGCAATGGGAAGCTGTCACCACCCCGCTTTCCTCTTGGTGTGGTTAGCGGCGGCATGTCGGCACCAGGCTACGGGTTTGAGGCCAGTGAAGAGGACATAGATGTTGATGAAAAGGTGGAGTACCTGATGAG AAGGGACAGCGTTTTGATCAAAGAGGAGATTAAGTCCTTCCTGGCAAACAGGCGAATTTCCCAGGCTGTGGTTGCTCAGGTAACAG gtATCAGTCAGAGTCGGATCTCCCACTGGCTCTTACAACAGGGATCGGACCTCAGCGAGCAGAAAAAGCGGGCCTTCTTTCGCTGGTACCAGCTGGAGAAGTCCAACCCAG GTGCCACTCTGGCCATGCGAGCTGCCCCACTGGCTCTGGAGGAGGTGATGGACTGGCCACAAGCTCCGCCCACCTTTGGTGCTGCCCCTGCGGGCTTCCGTCTGCGGCGGGGGAGCAGGTTCACATGGAGGAAGGAGTGTCTGGCTGTTATGGAGAG ttACTTCGGTGATAATCAGTACCCCGATGAAGCGAAGAGAGAGGAGATCGCTAATGCCTGCAATGCTGTCATTCAGAAACCAG gaaaGAAGCTGTCTGATTTGGAGAGAGTCACATCCCTAAAGGTCTACAACTGGTTTGCCAACCGACGTAAAGACATCAAGAGGCGTGCTAACATTG ccatcttggagAGTCACGGCATCGAGGTCCAGAGTCCAGGAGGTCAGTCCAACAGTGACGAGGTGGACGGCAATGACTTCCCTGACCAG ggTTGTGAGATGACTTCATTTGACAAGAGAGCTTCAGTCAGGCAGTTTGGTTTCAGTCGAGCTGACCTCTCCTCTCCGACCCAG GTTCCCACGCTGCTTCCCAGCTGGTTGTCCGTCCTGGGTAGAGGACACTTGTCTGGACAGAGGGGCACTTCTTTGATCGGCCGCTCCCCAGTGATAGGGACAGGTCCTCAGGCAGAAGGCTCCAGATTGACCGGCGTGTCCTGGTCTCCACCGTCCCCCTCCCTCCAGGACGAACCCACCATTCACAGCGTGCTGTCCGAGCCCCAGGATCCAATCGGGTTGGAGAAGACGGCGGCCAATCACGAGGACGGGGCCGGGTGCAGTATGGGGAACGAGATCAAGATGGAAACACTAGAGGACGACTGA
- the LOC122771938 gene encoding homeobox-containing protein 1-like isoform X2 produces MRNRGDILGKLSVSVCAGAPRQHIYGGINVGGGSATGILRMFQQCEEPRFTIEQIDLLQRLRRTGITQAEVLHALDTLDHLDRHKSTDKPSYMPPSSSSTVAASSSTTSAATQTNFPDNQLSASPSHTFDATALPLPVPVASPVIMTAGAQNGLVGVSNGKLSPPRFPLGVVSGGMSAPGYGFEASEEDIDVDEKVEYLMRRDSVLIKEEIKSFLANRRISQAVVAQVTGISQSRISHWLLQQGSDLSEQKKRAFFRWYQLEKSNPGATLAMRAAPLALEEVMDWPQAPPTFGAAPAGFRLRRGSRFTWRKECLAVMESYFGDNQYPDEAKREEIANACNAVIQKPGKKLSDLERVTSLKVYNWFANRRKDIKRRANIAAILESHGIEVQSPGGQSNSDEVDGNDFPDQGCEMTSFDKRASVRQFGFSRADLSSPTQVPTLLPSWLSVLGRGHLSGQRGTSLIGRSPVIGTGPQAEGSRLTGVSWSPPSPSLQDEPTIHSVLSEPQDPIGLEKTAANHEDGAGCSMGNEIKMETLEDD; encoded by the exons GATGTTCCAGCAGTGTGAGGAGCCTCGGTTCACCATCGAGCAAATTGACCTCCTCCAGAGGCTGAGGAGGACGGGGATCACCCAGGCGGAGGTCCTGCACGCCCTGGACACCCTGGACCACCTTGACCGTCACAAGTCGACAGACAAACCTTCCTATATGCCACCCTCATCTTCCAGCACTGTTGCCGCCTCTTCCTCCACGACTTCAGCTGCCACTCAGACGAACTTTCCAGACAACCAACTCTCAGCATCGCCTAGCCATACCTTCGATGCCACCGCTCTGCCTCTTCCGGTTCCGGTAGCCTCGCCGGTCATCATGACCGCGGGAGCTCAGAATGGTCTGGTTGGTGTCAGCAATGGGAAGCTGTCACCACCCCGCTTTCCTCTTGGTGTGGTTAGCGGCGGCATGTCGGCACCAGGCTACGGGTTTGAGGCCAGTGAAGAGGACATAGATGTTGATGAAAAGGTGGAGTACCTGATGAG AAGGGACAGCGTTTTGATCAAAGAGGAGATTAAGTCCTTCCTGGCAAACAGGCGAATTTCCCAGGCTGTGGTTGCTCAGGTAACAG gtATCAGTCAGAGTCGGATCTCCCACTGGCTCTTACAACAGGGATCGGACCTCAGCGAGCAGAAAAAGCGGGCCTTCTTTCGCTGGTACCAGCTGGAGAAGTCCAACCCAG GTGCCACTCTGGCCATGCGAGCTGCCCCACTGGCTCTGGAGGAGGTGATGGACTGGCCACAAGCTCCGCCCACCTTTGGTGCTGCCCCTGCGGGCTTCCGTCTGCGGCGGGGGAGCAGGTTCACATGGAGGAAGGAGTGTCTGGCTGTTATGGAGAG ttACTTCGGTGATAATCAGTACCCCGATGAAGCGAAGAGAGAGGAGATCGCTAATGCCTGCAATGCTGTCATTCAGAAACCAG gaaaGAAGCTGTCTGATTTGGAGAGAGTCACATCCCTAAAGGTCTACAACTGGTTTGCCAACCGACGTAAAGACATCAAGAGGCGTGCTAACATTG cagccatcttggagAGTCACGGCATCGAGGTCCAGAGTCCAGGAGGTCAGTCCAACAGTGACGAGGTGGACGGCAATGACTTCCCTGACCAG ggTTGTGAGATGACTTCATTTGACAAGAGAGCTTCAGTCAGGCAGTTTGGTTTCAGTCGAGCTGACCTCTCCTCTCCGACCCAG GTTCCCACGCTGCTTCCCAGCTGGTTGTCCGTCCTGGGTAGAGGACACTTGTCTGGACAGAGGGGCACTTCTTTGATCGGCCGCTCCCCAGTGATAGGGACAGGTCCTCAGGCAGAAGGCTCCAGATTGACCGGCGTGTCCTGGTCTCCACCGTCCCCCTCCCTCCAGGACGAACCCACCATTCACAGCGTGCTGTCCGAGCCCCAGGATCCAATCGGGTTGGAGAAGACGGCGGCCAATCACGAGGACGGGGCCGGGTGCAGTATGGGGAACGAGATCAAGATGGAAACACTAGAGGACGACTGA
- the LOC122771938 gene encoding homeobox-containing protein 1-like isoform X1 has protein sequence MRNRGDILGKLSVSVCAGAPRQHIYGGINVGGGSATGILRMFQQCEEPRFTIEQIDLLQRLRRTGITQAEVLHALDTLDHLDRHKSTDKPSYMPPSSSSTVAASSSTTSAATQTNFPDNQLSASPSHTFDATALPLPVPVASPVIMTAGAQNGLVGVSNGKLSPPRFPLGVVSGGMSAPGYGFEASEEDIDVDEKVEYLMRRDSVLIKEEIKSFLANRRISQAVVAQVTGISQSRISHWLLQQGSDLSEQKKRAFFRWYQLEKSNPGATLAMRAAPLALEEVMDWPQAPPTFGAAPAGFRLRRGSRFTWRKECLAVMESYFGDNQYPDEAKREEIANACNAVIQKPGKKLSDLERVTSLKVYNWFANRRKDIKRRANIEAAILESHGIEVQSPGGQSNSDEVDGNDFPDQGCEMTSFDKRASVRQFGFSRADLSSPTQVPTLLPSWLSVLGRGHLSGQRGTSLIGRSPVIGTGPQAEGSRLTGVSWSPPSPSLQDEPTIHSVLSEPQDPIGLEKTAANHEDGAGCSMGNEIKMETLEDD, from the exons GATGTTCCAGCAGTGTGAGGAGCCTCGGTTCACCATCGAGCAAATTGACCTCCTCCAGAGGCTGAGGAGGACGGGGATCACCCAGGCGGAGGTCCTGCACGCCCTGGACACCCTGGACCACCTTGACCGTCACAAGTCGACAGACAAACCTTCCTATATGCCACCCTCATCTTCCAGCACTGTTGCCGCCTCTTCCTCCACGACTTCAGCTGCCACTCAGACGAACTTTCCAGACAACCAACTCTCAGCATCGCCTAGCCATACCTTCGATGCCACCGCTCTGCCTCTTCCGGTTCCGGTAGCCTCGCCGGTCATCATGACCGCGGGAGCTCAGAATGGTCTGGTTGGTGTCAGCAATGGGAAGCTGTCACCACCCCGCTTTCCTCTTGGTGTGGTTAGCGGCGGCATGTCGGCACCAGGCTACGGGTTTGAGGCCAGTGAAGAGGACATAGATGTTGATGAAAAGGTGGAGTACCTGATGAG AAGGGACAGCGTTTTGATCAAAGAGGAGATTAAGTCCTTCCTGGCAAACAGGCGAATTTCCCAGGCTGTGGTTGCTCAGGTAACAG gtATCAGTCAGAGTCGGATCTCCCACTGGCTCTTACAACAGGGATCGGACCTCAGCGAGCAGAAAAAGCGGGCCTTCTTTCGCTGGTACCAGCTGGAGAAGTCCAACCCAG GTGCCACTCTGGCCATGCGAGCTGCCCCACTGGCTCTGGAGGAGGTGATGGACTGGCCACAAGCTCCGCCCACCTTTGGTGCTGCCCCTGCGGGCTTCCGTCTGCGGCGGGGGAGCAGGTTCACATGGAGGAAGGAGTGTCTGGCTGTTATGGAGAG ttACTTCGGTGATAATCAGTACCCCGATGAAGCGAAGAGAGAGGAGATCGCTAATGCCTGCAATGCTGTCATTCAGAAACCAG gaaaGAAGCTGTCTGATTTGGAGAGAGTCACATCCCTAAAGGTCTACAACTGGTTTGCCAACCGACGTAAAGACATCAAGAGGCGTGCTAACATTG aagcagccatcttggagAGTCACGGCATCGAGGTCCAGAGTCCAGGAGGTCAGTCCAACAGTGACGAGGTGGACGGCAATGACTTCCCTGACCAG ggTTGTGAGATGACTTCATTTGACAAGAGAGCTTCAGTCAGGCAGTTTGGTTTCAGTCGAGCTGACCTCTCCTCTCCGACCCAG GTTCCCACGCTGCTTCCCAGCTGGTTGTCCGTCCTGGGTAGAGGACACTTGTCTGGACAGAGGGGCACTTCTTTGATCGGCCGCTCCCCAGTGATAGGGACAGGTCCTCAGGCAGAAGGCTCCAGATTGACCGGCGTGTCCTGGTCTCCACCGTCCCCCTCCCTCCAGGACGAACCCACCATTCACAGCGTGCTGTCCGAGCCCCAGGATCCAATCGGGTTGGAGAAGACGGCGGCCAATCACGAGGACGGGGCCGGGTGCAGTATGGGGAACGAGATCAAGATGGAAACACTAGAGGACGACTGA
- the LOC122771938 gene encoding homeobox-containing protein 1-like isoform X4, whose amino-acid sequence MKTDVLSHRMFQQCEEPRFTIEQIDLLQRLRRTGITQAEVLHALDTLDHLDRHKSTDKPSYMPPSSSSTVAASSSTTSAATQTNFPDNQLSASPSHTFDATALPLPVPVASPVIMTAGAQNGLVGVSNGKLSPPRFPLGVVSGGMSAPGYGFEASEEDIDVDEKVEYLMRRDSVLIKEEIKSFLANRRISQAVVAQVTGISQSRISHWLLQQGSDLSEQKKRAFFRWYQLEKSNPGATLAMRAAPLALEEVMDWPQAPPTFGAAPAGFRLRRGSRFTWRKECLAVMESYFGDNQYPDEAKREEIANACNAVIQKPGKKLSDLERVTSLKVYNWFANRRKDIKRRANIEAAILESHGIEVQSPGGQSNSDEVDGNDFPDQGCEMTSFDKRASVRQFGFSRADLSSPTQVPTLLPSWLSVLGRGHLSGQRGTSLIGRSPVIGTGPQAEGSRLTGVSWSPPSPSLQDEPTIHSVLSEPQDPIGLEKTAANHEDGAGCSMGNEIKMETLEDD is encoded by the exons ATGAAGACAGATGTGCTGTCTCATCG GATGTTCCAGCAGTGTGAGGAGCCTCGGTTCACCATCGAGCAAATTGACCTCCTCCAGAGGCTGAGGAGGACGGGGATCACCCAGGCGGAGGTCCTGCACGCCCTGGACACCCTGGACCACCTTGACCGTCACAAGTCGACAGACAAACCTTCCTATATGCCACCCTCATCTTCCAGCACTGTTGCCGCCTCTTCCTCCACGACTTCAGCTGCCACTCAGACGAACTTTCCAGACAACCAACTCTCAGCATCGCCTAGCCATACCTTCGATGCCACCGCTCTGCCTCTTCCGGTTCCGGTAGCCTCGCCGGTCATCATGACCGCGGGAGCTCAGAATGGTCTGGTTGGTGTCAGCAATGGGAAGCTGTCACCACCCCGCTTTCCTCTTGGTGTGGTTAGCGGCGGCATGTCGGCACCAGGCTACGGGTTTGAGGCCAGTGAAGAGGACATAGATGTTGATGAAAAGGTGGAGTACCTGATGAG AAGGGACAGCGTTTTGATCAAAGAGGAGATTAAGTCCTTCCTGGCAAACAGGCGAATTTCCCAGGCTGTGGTTGCTCAGGTAACAG gtATCAGTCAGAGTCGGATCTCCCACTGGCTCTTACAACAGGGATCGGACCTCAGCGAGCAGAAAAAGCGGGCCTTCTTTCGCTGGTACCAGCTGGAGAAGTCCAACCCAG GTGCCACTCTGGCCATGCGAGCTGCCCCACTGGCTCTGGAGGAGGTGATGGACTGGCCACAAGCTCCGCCCACCTTTGGTGCTGCCCCTGCGGGCTTCCGTCTGCGGCGGGGGAGCAGGTTCACATGGAGGAAGGAGTGTCTGGCTGTTATGGAGAG ttACTTCGGTGATAATCAGTACCCCGATGAAGCGAAGAGAGAGGAGATCGCTAATGCCTGCAATGCTGTCATTCAGAAACCAG gaaaGAAGCTGTCTGATTTGGAGAGAGTCACATCCCTAAAGGTCTACAACTGGTTTGCCAACCGACGTAAAGACATCAAGAGGCGTGCTAACATTG aagcagccatcttggagAGTCACGGCATCGAGGTCCAGAGTCCAGGAGGTCAGTCCAACAGTGACGAGGTGGACGGCAATGACTTCCCTGACCAG ggTTGTGAGATGACTTCATTTGACAAGAGAGCTTCAGTCAGGCAGTTTGGTTTCAGTCGAGCTGACCTCTCCTCTCCGACCCAG GTTCCCACGCTGCTTCCCAGCTGGTTGTCCGTCCTGGGTAGAGGACACTTGTCTGGACAGAGGGGCACTTCTTTGATCGGCCGCTCCCCAGTGATAGGGACAGGTCCTCAGGCAGAAGGCTCCAGATTGACCGGCGTGTCCTGGTCTCCACCGTCCCCCTCCCTCCAGGACGAACCCACCATTCACAGCGTGCTGTCCGAGCCCCAGGATCCAATCGGGTTGGAGAAGACGGCGGCCAATCACGAGGACGGGGCCGGGTGCAGTATGGGGAACGAGATCAAGATGGAAACACTAGAGGACGACTGA
- the LOC122771938 gene encoding homeobox-containing protein 1-like isoform X5, which translates to MRNRGDILGKLSVSVCAGAPRQHIYGGINVGGGSATGILRMFQQCEEPRFTIEQIDLLQRLRRTGITQAEVLHALDTLDHLDRHKSTDKPSYMPPSSSSTVAASSSTTSAATQTNFPDNQLSASPSHTFDATALPLPVPVASPVIMTAGAQNGLVGVSNGKLSPPRFPLGVVSGGMSAPGYGFEASEEDIDVDEKVEYLMRRDSVLIKEEIKSFLANRRISQAVVAQVTGISQSRISHWLLQQGSDLSEQKKRAFFRWYQLEKSNPGATLAMRAAPLALEEVMDWPQAPPTFGAAPAGFRLRRGSRFTWRKECLAVMESYFGDNQYPDEAKREEIANACNAVIQKPGKKLSDLERVTSLKVYNWFANRRKDIKRRANIEAAILESHGIEVQSPGGQSNSDEVDGNDFPDQVN; encoded by the exons GATGTTCCAGCAGTGTGAGGAGCCTCGGTTCACCATCGAGCAAATTGACCTCCTCCAGAGGCTGAGGAGGACGGGGATCACCCAGGCGGAGGTCCTGCACGCCCTGGACACCCTGGACCACCTTGACCGTCACAAGTCGACAGACAAACCTTCCTATATGCCACCCTCATCTTCCAGCACTGTTGCCGCCTCTTCCTCCACGACTTCAGCTGCCACTCAGACGAACTTTCCAGACAACCAACTCTCAGCATCGCCTAGCCATACCTTCGATGCCACCGCTCTGCCTCTTCCGGTTCCGGTAGCCTCGCCGGTCATCATGACCGCGGGAGCTCAGAATGGTCTGGTTGGTGTCAGCAATGGGAAGCTGTCACCACCCCGCTTTCCTCTTGGTGTGGTTAGCGGCGGCATGTCGGCACCAGGCTACGGGTTTGAGGCCAGTGAAGAGGACATAGATGTTGATGAAAAGGTGGAGTACCTGATGAG AAGGGACAGCGTTTTGATCAAAGAGGAGATTAAGTCCTTCCTGGCAAACAGGCGAATTTCCCAGGCTGTGGTTGCTCAGGTAACAG gtATCAGTCAGAGTCGGATCTCCCACTGGCTCTTACAACAGGGATCGGACCTCAGCGAGCAGAAAAAGCGGGCCTTCTTTCGCTGGTACCAGCTGGAGAAGTCCAACCCAG GTGCCACTCTGGCCATGCGAGCTGCCCCACTGGCTCTGGAGGAGGTGATGGACTGGCCACAAGCTCCGCCCACCTTTGGTGCTGCCCCTGCGGGCTTCCGTCTGCGGCGGGGGAGCAGGTTCACATGGAGGAAGGAGTGTCTGGCTGTTATGGAGAG ttACTTCGGTGATAATCAGTACCCCGATGAAGCGAAGAGAGAGGAGATCGCTAATGCCTGCAATGCTGTCATTCAGAAACCAG gaaaGAAGCTGTCTGATTTGGAGAGAGTCACATCCCTAAAGGTCTACAACTGGTTTGCCAACCGACGTAAAGACATCAAGAGGCGTGCTAACATTG aagcagccatcttggagAGTCACGGCATCGAGGTCCAGAGTCCAGGAGGTCAGTCCAACAGTGACGAGGTGGACGGCAATGACTTCCCTGACCAGGTAAACTGA